The following DNA comes from Teredinibacter haidensis.
AAGGCTACGTTCTATATTTTCCGTATAGGTTTTTTGAGACCAACACCAGTAACGCCAAGCCGAATAACGCCAGGGAGCTAGGTTCAGGAACCGAGGCTACATTAGTACCATCAGAATCTGTGCAATCATAGCAAATCTGAGTTCTAGTGCCGCCTACTGTCGTCCAGTAGCAATTACATGGTGCAGCGAAAATTATAGAGGAAAATAGCATTGAGATTATAAGCACCGATAGCCTTTTCATTTTGCGCGCTCCTTACACGGATTACACCGTATATCTATGGTATAGCACTAACAGAATAAAGTGTTTATATGGGAAAATCATTAGACATAAAACGATTCCACATCCACGCTATTTTATATACCAGAAGACAACAGAGCACGTCAGAAGCCCGATAAAAAGTCATTAAAAAGGGTAGCCCCCGGAAAAGCCCGCTTCATCACATTCCACGTAGCCGTGATACCGATACAGTGAAAAAGCAGATAAGATTTATGATGCCCATCAGTATGGAACAATTTATTCTAAGAACGGGACTTAGTGAAGAGACGAAGTTATGAAGGATGCTCGGCATTCGGGCTACACTAAGCAGACACCGGCAATCTGCCCAACCGAAAGCCCAATACGGCGCCACCAAACATAAGGATGTTACCTTTGACGGATATCATCGATCGAACCCTACCTGAATACAGCCTCGGCGTCCCAGAACTGGATTATAGACACGACGAATTTATTGGTATCGTCAACCACCTAAAAACTGCCGATACGGCCGATTTTATTCGTTTGTTCGCAGCCCTTGTCGTGCATACCGAAAAGCATTTCCATGCAGAGAACAAACTTATGCAGAAAACCCACTTCCCCGATCTCGAGGAACACATTCGTGAACACATGAAAGTACTGCGAGATTTAAAGAGCATAAACAATATGGTTGGCCGGGGCTCTATCATGATGGCACGCACATTTATAAGTGAACAGTTGCCCGAATGGTTCCGATTGCATACAACAACGATGGATACCTCACTTTCAATTCACCTACTACAAAGGGGTAAGTCACAAGAACGCGCTTAGGGACTCGCCCTGCATACGGCAAGTCTAAAGAATTCACCTATTGTGCTGAGCGTTCACTAAAATTATGTTTTGACGACCATACGTTTAACCGAGTCGTTTCCGCCTTCGCTTCGAAGACACTCCTCCTTAGAAAAACCAACCCATAGTGACAAACCCACCCGCAATAAACATTTTCTTGAAGACACTACAAGCCCAACTGTTAACACGCAAAAAAATAGATACAAGTCTTTAGCGTCACTTTTCCAGGCTCCTCATTGAAACGGGTATTGTAGGGTTTGCTCGGACGCATTGTTCTAAAGAAAACATTTTGTTGTATACCTGTTCGATGCCGATAAACCGTATGGCACAAATACATACCCAACCCGCTAACCCCTTAATAAATAAGGGTTTTTTGTTTTCAAAATAAATTACCAGAAAAACATTAGCGTGGTTTAGCAAACAAGTTGGTTCGCTAATTGCAGAAGCGGTCCACCAACAATTAAAAATTTTCGTAGCATTCAACGTAGGATCCATTTCTATGGCGTATTTTACCGAAATTAGCGTTATTCAGGCTGATACCATTATCGCCAAGCAAGATCCGCTAATTATTGATTATCGCGACACACTTTCATATCGTAATCAACATATTGAAGGATCTATACAGCCGCATTCAGCTCTAATTGACATGCTCATAAAAAGCAATAGATTTGATCACCCCCTAATCGTCTATAGCGAAAAAGGAAACCTTAGTAGAGATATCGCCAGCGAGTTTGGGCGTTCGGGATTCAAACAGTGCTACAGTCTAAAGGGTGGCTACGCAGCCTGGAAAGAACGTACAAGCTTATACAGCGTAGTTCCCTACAGTATCTATACTAACGAGTGGTTAGTCGAAACTGGATTTGAAGAACAATCTCTGAATATAGCAGATGAAAACAAATACACGGCGCTGATGCACTCGTGCAGAGAAGGACTAACCCGTATCGCTGCGGAACTAATTTCGGCAAGTGCAAATATCGAGCAAAGGGATTCTGATGGAAACACCGCCCTTTGGGCTGCGTGTTTCGGAGGAAACATAGAAACAGTAGAACTAATTATAAAGAACAAAGCCAATATCAACAACCAAAACGATGAAGGTTGTACCGCGCTAATTTATGCTTCCTTTTCAGGAAAAACCAATATCGTAAAGCTACTACTACAACATGACAGTAATATAAATATAAAAAATCATGATGGGTATACGGCGCTTGATGTAGCAACAAATCCGGATATCGTAGATATATTAAAGCATGAAAACGCTGGCAGTATCGAAGCCGTTATCTAAAGTAAAAATATCGTAAATATGAAAAAACGGAAGATCTTCCTCCTAAAATCAACGGCTTCCCTCTGTCATTTCATTTCCACCACGGAGCTTACGAAAGCATCAACTTGCTTCCAATCGGTATACTCAATAACAGCGTCGAGATTAACTGGGCCCTTTGTTAAGTACATAATAAATCGAATCATTTTTCGATCCCAAAAACCATATTTTTTGTAATCGATCTTACCAGCAAAGACTGCCTGTATGTTTGGCTGCCATCCAACCTGCTTGAGAAATTTAAAAAAATAGGGATTCGTTTCTGGATCACACTTTTCTGGCTTTCTTGCAACAAGATTCACAGAGAAAAAAGCAGTCGGAATTTCATTCAAGACCTGTTTATTTTTTACAATCAGATCGGAAATTTTCTTCCCATGCTTACCATAGCGGATGCTTGCGCCAATAACTATCTTGTCAAACGATTCCAACACCAGCGCTTCGCTGTCGTCGACAGACATCATGGTTACAGAGCAACCATTCTGAGAAAGCAATGTTTTAATACTCTGACTTATTTTTTGTGTATGGCCATCCGTGGTTGAATATAGAACTAATATTTTTTCCATAAGCTAACCTAGATTCTCCCCCAACTTTGATATAACGCCAATTTCTGCGTTTAACGTCTTACCAACGAACGTTTTGGACGCCTGCAGAATATATCTGAACTTAATCAGAAGTCCGTTAGGACCTCATTCGAGGAATAGTAGCACGTTAAAGTGCCCAGAGGATAAGACAGCTTATTATCAAAGACAGGATTCCTATCGAGGTCAATTTAAACAGGAAAAAGAATAGAATCGAGGTTGTTGAAAAACAAATCCTGGACAAATACCTCTTGCTTTCCTTTGCCCACGTTAGCCGACTATTTTCTCTGCAATAACAAAGCCAGACGCAACATCCAAATCATTTGTTAACTTTGAACAGTGTTCTCTTGAATCTACCAGATAGATGGCAAAAGCATCTTCTTCTACGACCGGCTTCCCTGCATGAATGTCGTCCTCTGTGCAATAGGTAAAATACCTCCCGGGGAACTCCTCCCGTATTGCTGGGAGAATATTATCGGACAGACCATTGGCATGTATATGAGCGACAACCATATCGAGTTCGGTTTGTTCAATCATTCGTAAACCTCTCATTTAAATGATGGGGAAGACAGGCTAACCACTATCAGCGTGGCAGCTTACAAACAACACTCCCGCGTTAAAAACTAGCGGTGGCGCAATGCCCAACAGTCACTCCCCGACAGAGATCATCCTCTTGGCGCGAACCGTAATAGGTAATCGCGGTGTTGCAATAGGCTCTAGATAATAGCTCGAACCGTCAGCAAGTGTTACTTCGCCTCCCCATGTTTCTTCGTTATCATGCTCGATAGAAATAATATTTTCCTCCAGATCCCGCTTTGCAACATAGAGCGTCAATTGCCCTTCATTGTTACGTCGAATCATTACATTGGGCATTGACATACTCCACAGGTAAATAACTTGATACAAAAGAGGCCGGAGATTAGATCACATCCGATCTCCGGAAAAGGTGTAACTGTAAACCGACCCAACTGAAGAATCCTCGAAAGAGCTGTACAACATTTAATCATGACTTTTAGTCGATTTCGGTACGTCAATTAGCGACTTAATCAGGCTAGCAAGGCTTCATGAGATAGGCATTTCTTTGAGCAAACTTTCGAACACGACATGCAGCCAATACAATCCATAAGATCCTTGATATCCATCATTTTTAGACCGTCATCGTCGTCATCAAAATCGTCATCATCATCTAAATCATCATATTCGTACGGTCGATGAGTTAGTTCAAACACATCCCTCGGACAGACTTTGTAGCACCGGCCACAACCTATACATGTTCCAGAATTCAACTTCGTTAAAAACATGGGAATCCATTCGCCACCACCGCGCGTACGGCCCACTATTTTTTCTTCAGACATTATTTATCTCCCTCGTTACTGGAGCAAATGTTATAAACAACAACAAAGGCATCATAAACAAATGCTCTTCTTTGTAGGCTCGGAGCCTAATTTCGTTTTGTGTCTTTTCAGCGTTAGCGGTATCAAAGCTAACCATTTAAACGTCATCCTGCATCAATATAGTTATAAGAATTCGAGCGAAAGGCATCCGGATGTGGACGACCAACGCCCGTTCAAAAATCATCTAATCAGGTCATAATTGTAATCTGTTTCCTGCATTAGACGTGTTTCTTCATCCAGACGCTCAAGTACGCTATTCACTAGAGTTGTCAATATTTGCATTGCTCCCTCATACCCCAGCGTGGTCTGACGATGTAAATGATGTCGATCGAAGATTGGAAAGCCAATTCGAATCAGCGGAACTTCGAACTCTTTACCTTTGTGTAAAGTATCACGCTGAATAAACTTACCATATGAATTTCCAATCATAAAATCAGGCTTGTTGGTAAACACAAGAGAACGCATATGCCATAAATCTTTCCCAACAAAAACTTCGGAATTCGCCCCATAAGGCGACTCCTCCAACAAAGCATCCATGGCCTTCTTCCATCGCTTGTTACCATTATTACAGAGAACATGAAGAGGCTCCGCGCCCAATTCCATTAGGAATTTCGTGAGCCCCATTACAAAATCAGGATCGCCCCACAAAGAGAACTTTTTCCCGTGCAGCCATTGGTGGGAATCGGTCATCATATCAACCAACCTTCCACGCTCCTTGGTTAACGCATCACCAATCGGCTTGCCACTAACTTCACTGACTTTCATCAAAAATTCATCAGTCCATTCCAATCCCATTGGAATATTCAATGTGGGAATTTCATGCATCCAAGTTTTACTTACGTACTTCTTGGTTTTATTCAACTGCCAGGGCTGAACAAGAAAAGTATTCAATGCATTCGGCGCATCTTTTATTTCTTCTTGACTTGTACCGCCCGCATAGATCCGGTATTCGCCATCCGCAGGGGTATCCAAAATCTCTTCTGGGTCACACAACAACGTAGACTCAACAGACATGTCTTTCATCATGCGCTTAAGTACACGATAGTTACCCAGATAGGTTTCGAACCCCGGAACCAAGTTAATCTTTCCGTTGCTCCCTACTTTTTTATCGTCCATATCCTTTAGTGTAAAGTAACGCATAATCCCTTCGAACATATTGTCCCAACCAGTAACATGGCTACCAACAAAGCTTGGCGTATGCGCGAACGGCGTTGGAATATCTTCCGGGAGAAACCCTTCAACCTTAGAGTTAGTGATAAATGCATTGAGATCGTCACCGATAACCTCTGCCATACAAGTTGTAGACACGGCAATCATATCGGGCTTGTAAATAGCGTTACAGTTTTGCAAGCCATCTTTCATATTTTGCTGGCCACCAAACACAGCCGCATCTTCAGTCATCGAATCAGAAAGGCAAGCAATGGGCTCCTTAAAATGACGGTTAAAGTAAGTTCGAAAATAAGCGACACAACCTTGAGATCCATGGACATAGGGCATCGTATTTTCAAACCCTAAGGAACAAAGAACCGAACCCAGGGGCTGACATGCTTTCGCGGGGTTAATTGTTAGAGCTTCACGCTTGAAATTCAACTCCTGATACTCTTCGGAGGTCGTCCACTTAAAGACCTCGTCTATATTTTCCTGTGAAGGTGTTTCTTCAAAATTTTCGCGCTTTCCCGCCAACGAGTCCTGGTATTCCTTATCACGAAAAAGGGGATAGCTTAATTTAATATTCTCTGCATCTTGACTCATAACATTTTTCTCCTTCCGCGCCACTCATCTGTGGACAGGCGGATGTGGACTCCAGTTTAGAAATTCAATACTCGCGCAACACTATTGAAACCTACCGCTGGATGAGTTGACAAAAACTACAACCTAAAAAGTTTCGCCACCGCAATTACATTATGCGGATGCTACCACTTCCTCCTCTTCTTCAACTGGTTTATCCCAAGGCGGAACCATGTTTTTCCAGCAAGGATTGTTCACTGTCATATCCATATCTTTGGCAAAAATAGCGAAACCATCAAAACCGTGGTACGGACCGGAATAATCCCATGAATGCATCTGCCGAAATGGAACACCCATTTTCTGAAAAATGTACTTCTCCTTAATACCAGAACCAATTAGATCTGGCTTCACCTTTCTTACGAACTCTTCAAACTCATACCCCGTAAGATCATCGAAAATCAGCGTGGAATTCCCCATTTCCTTTATGGTGCGATCGTAGTCATCATTATGAGCAAACTCATAACCGGTACCCACCACGTCCATACCGAGATCTTCATACGCGCCAATAATATGCCGTGGACGTAAGCCACCAACAAAAATCATTACGCGGCGGCCTTCTAGACGCGGGCGATACTTCTCGATTACGGCCTGCCATTGCGGCTGGTACTTGGCGATTACTTCTTCCGTTTTTGCCTGAATAGTTTCGTCAAATTGCTCAGCGATCTTGCGCATTGATTCAATGGTTCTTGTCGGACCGAAAAAATTGAACTCCATCCAGGGAATGTTGTATCTTTCTTCCATATGACGCGAAATGTAATTCATAGATCGATAGCAGTGGACCAAATTCATTTTTACCTTCGGCGTTAGCTCCATCTCAGAGATGGTTCCATCTCCGGACCACTGAGCGACTACACGCAAGCCCATTTCTTCCAGAATTCTTCGTGAAGACCAAGCGTCACCACCAATGTTGTAGTCTCCAACAATCGCGACGTCATAGTCAGTCTGTTCAAAACTGTCGTCATCATCACGGGCACTTAAAATCCAATCGCGAACTGAATCGTTAGCGATATGGTGCCCTAAAGATTGAGACACTCCCCGAAATCCTTCGCAACGAACGGGCACAATGGTTTTACCGTATTCTGCTCCTTTCTGCTTAGCAACCGCTTCAATATCGTCACCAATTAACCCAATTGGACATTCCGAATTGATACTAATACCTTTGTTTAAAGGGAAAAGAGTTTCGATCTCGTCGACAAGTTTGTTCAACTTCTTATCGCCGCCAAATACAATATCCTTTTCCTGAAAATCAGACGTAAAATTCATAGTTACAAAAGAGTTAACACCCGTAGCGCCAACGTAATAATTTCTGCGCCCCGCACGAGAGTATTGCCCACAACCGACAGGTCCGTGAGACACATGAACCATATCTTTTACTGGCCCCCATACCACACCCTTAGATCCAGCATAAGCACATCCCCGCTGAGTCATAACTCCCGGTAAGGATTTTTTGTTGGAGGTAATGCATTTTTTTGATTGATCCAGCGACTGATCGTTAACCATCAGGTGCTTCGCACGATTTTTCTTAGCCTTTTCTGGATAAATTTCCAGAACTTCCTGTATGAGGGCTTCAGCCTCTTCGCGTGACATCTCAGACATAATTGTATCTCCTGAATGTGTAGTGTACTGGGTATTAGATAGGGCTTAGTCGCAGCCTATCTGGCAGAGCTCATTAACTTGCCCCACCGTTTACGTCCTCAGGATCAAACGGCTTCAGCTTCAAGCTCCGCAGCAGTTTTACCTATGATACTTTCGTCATCCTCTTCCAGAATGCCGAAGTCCATCAACAACACTTCCAGCTCATCCATAGTCACCGGCTTTGGAATCACCATCTTTTTGTTGGCTATCATTTTTCTTGCGAGCTCTCGGTATTCATCCGCCTGCTTTGCGGTAGGATCGTATTCAATAACCGTCATTCGGCGAATTTCTGCTCGCTGCACAACGTTGTCGCGAGGAATAAAGTGAATCATTTGCGTACCCAGTTTTTCTGCCAGGGCAATAATCAAATCATCTTCTCGGTCGGTATTTCGGCTGTTGCAGATCAATCCGGCTAAACGCACGCTACCGGAGTTCGCGTATTTCACGATACCTTTGCAAATATTATTGGCTGCATACATGGCCATCATTTCACCGGAAACCACAATGTAAATTTCCTGCGCCTTGTTTTCTCGAATGGGCATTGCAAAACCACCACACACTACATCGCCCAATACATCGTAGAAAACAAAATCCAAATCATCTTCATAGGCGCCCTCTTCTTCCAGGAAGTTAATCGCTGTAATCACTCCGCGACCAGCACAACCTACTCCAGGCTCTGGACCACCCGATTCAACACACTTGATATCGCCGTAACCCGTTCTCAAAACATCTTCCAGTTCAAGATCTTCAACGGTGCCAGCTTCAGCAGCCATCTCCATAATGGTATTTTGAGCTTTAGCGTGAAGAATTAGACGGGTTGAATCCGCTTTCGGGTCACAGCCCACAATCATTACTTTTTGACCAGCTTCTGCTAAAGCCGCAACGAGATTCTGTGTAGTTGTAGACTTACCAATCCCGCCTTTACCATAAATCGCACATTGACGCATAGCCATGATGACAATCTCCTCAGTTTATTCTTTCTACCTAGGGGAATGAGTAATTAGCCATTAATCATCTCTTCCCAAATACGCCTGTAATTCACAGGCATGCACAACCTTATGAGCAGGGTTTGTGCCAGATGGTTTAAAGACCATTAAGCGATTGTTTTATAAGACCTTTTTATGAATACCTACATTAAGAAGAGCAACTTTGTAAGCAACAAAACAACCTATTTGTTGTGTCAATAGCGACAAAACGACAAGTGAAGGAAAAGCATTTTTTGAATAAATTTCATTTGTAATAAAGAACACAATTTGTTGCGTTTTAGTAGATCGAATAAAACTTTTCACGTACACACCCTTGAATTTCAACAATTTTTACTTGGCTTATAAATTGCTCTTACCATAGACATCAGAAACTAATTTGTAATAACTCAGGAGACAAATATTGTGCCCACCATATCGAAACTTATTGAAGGGTTAAAAAGCGGCGCCATTGTTCCCTATTTGGGCCCAGGAGTACTGAAAGGTGTTGTCAACAAGGAAAATGGGAAACCTATTCCCGCCGATAACGAGAGTCTTATTCTGGCGATGACAGGAGGAAAGCCAATGTCCCCCAGGTTAATGGTTGAATTTTCCCGCGCAGCCATGCATATGGAACATAAAAAGGGACGAAAATTTTTGGAGGGGTTCTTAACAAAAACGTATGGGGAAACACACTGGAGCCAGCCTGTATTTCATGCTTGGCTGGCTAATATAAAGCTACCTTATATTGTTGATTCGAACCGAGACCAGGAACTCCAGCACCTATATAGAGACACGCCTCATACGCTAATTATTGGTGTGGCGCGGCTTGCTGCTCACCCTTATCGTTTCGATATTTACGATAACAGTGACGGCAGTTATAAGATGATTAAACTCAATGAAGTAAATAAGAATCTACCCATTATATTCAAACCCATGGGTAGTCCCTTACCAAAACCGAGTTTTGTCGCATCCGATGCCGATTTCGTTGACTATATAACCGAGCTTATGGGAGGTTTCGCCATCCCGAACTGGTTAAAAGATTACCGAAAGAACAGGCAATATCTGCTACTGGGAATGCGCTTTACCCGCGATACCGAACGTATGATTTTGAGTGATATTATTTACAGCGCATCGCAAACTGCAGGCTGGGCGTTTATCCCCCAACCAACGGATAAGGAAAGGCGCTATTTAGCAGATAAAAATATTGAAATAATCGAGAGTGATTGGAACGAGCTAATTCAGACCAGCACGAGAGCCACAGCCGAAGCCTCCTAAACCACTGCGGACACTCTAAAAACGGGAACGGTATGATTCTTTATTGGGAACTAAAAAATTTCGCTAATTCCAATCAGGCTCAAAGTAATACGTTCCATTTTTCTCCAAAACATCGGGCGGCACCGCTTTCTGGTTGAAAAAAATCATATCCTTGTTTTAAATTTAACCAAAACTCATACCAGGGATGGTCTTTATATAGTGCCAACTTTTCGTGATAAAGATCAAAGGGGAAAATATACACACGAAAAGACGTCTGCTCGCCTTCAAAGGCAACCTGTGCGAGCGTATAAACTTCATTGATATATTTATCCGTCATCGCATAGCAACCAATAGATACGCAGCAACCATGAATCATTAAGGCGCCTCCGGTTCTTCCATTAGCTCTATCGTAGATATTTGGATAGCCGAGATTGAAAGAGAGATGGTAGGTACTCCAAGGATTAAGGTTTTCCGGCCGAATAAAATAGAACCCCTCCGGCGCCTGATTATCACCTTGTCTGGTTTTAGGACCAAGCGTACCCGAGAATGTACAGATGGGGTAGGTTTTAAACCGCTCAAACTGCTCGCCCTTCTTTACCCAAAGCTCAAGTTCTGAGGATGACTTGAATATCCTCATAAATATTGGAGCACCAAACACCAACCCTTTCGCTGTCAGGCTTTCCTTTACAGTATTAATTTGAATTATTCGACACGAAAAAAAACCGGGTGGCTAACCCGGTTAAGATCACTACCAATTATGCTACATTCCCGCAACTCTATCCTCTCGCATAAAGCGAATACGATCCTCGGGTTTATCCCCGATAAATTTAGCCAGCCACGGTGGCGGAGATTTAGCCATTACGCCTTGCAGTTGCAGTAAAACGTCTTTTGCTTCGCCACCAACAACCCTTTTAATTGGGTATACACCAGCCTTAATTACTTTTGCTGCTGCAGGGCCCCCGATAGAGACAACGTAGAGTATCTGACAATCGCCGATTAAGTTCGCACGGAAAGCATTGCGGTCTTCAGAAAGATCCGCTTCCACCGTAGAGCGAATATCGATTAGCTGGTGCTCGCTATCGCTAACCTGGTAAATTAGAAATCGGATACAGGAGCCAAAATGACCATCCAGTCGCTCACCAGTATTAGAGCAAATGGCCACTCGGACAGAACGAGCAGGAATATCCTGCAGAGGTTTTACCTTCGGTAAGGAATCGAGCTCGCGTTCACCCCACAGAATGCGTACAGCCTCTTTTATTTCTGGCAAGCCGAGACCCGTACCGTCGCTC
Coding sequences within:
- a CDS encoding bacteriohemerythrin, whose translation is MTDIIDRTLPEYSLGVPELDYRHDEFIGIVNHLKTADTADFIRLFAALVVHTEKHFHAENKLMQKTHFPDLEEHIREHMKVLRDLKSINNMVGRGSIMMARTFISEQLPEWFRLHTTTMDTSLSIHLLQRGKSQERA
- a CDS encoding ankyrin repeat domain-containing protein; this encodes MAYFTEISVIQADTIIAKQDPLIIDYRDTLSYRNQHIEGSIQPHSALIDMLIKSNRFDHPLIVYSEKGNLSRDIASEFGRSGFKQCYSLKGGYAAWKERTSLYSVVPYSIYTNEWLVETGFEEQSLNIADENKYTALMHSCREGLTRIAAELISASANIEQRDSDGNTALWAACFGGNIETVELIIKNKANINNQNDEGCTALIYASFSGKTNIVKLLLQHDSNINIKNHDGYTALDVATNPDIVDILKHENAGSIEAVI
- the hemG gene encoding menaquinone-dependent protoporphyrinogen IX dehydrogenase is translated as MEKILVLYSTTDGHTQKISQSIKTLLSQNGCSVTMMSVDDSEALVLESFDKIVIGASIRYGKHGKKISDLIVKNKQVLNEIPTAFFSVNLVARKPEKCDPETNPYFFKFLKQVGWQPNIQAVFAGKIDYKKYGFWDRKMIRFIMYLTKGPVNLDAVIEYTDWKQVDAFVSSVVEMK
- a CDS encoding DUF6129 family protein produces the protein MIEQTELDMVVAHIHANGLSDNILPAIREEFPGRYFTYCTEDDIHAGKPVVEEDAFAIYLVDSREHCSKLTNDLDVASGFVIAEKIVG
- the fdxB gene encoding ferredoxin III, nif-specific, whose protein sequence is MSEEKIVGRTRGGGEWIPMFLTKLNSGTCIGCGRCYKVCPRDVFELTHRPYEYDDLDDDDDFDDDDDGLKMMDIKDLMDCIGCMSCSKVCSKKCLSHEALLA
- a CDS encoding L,D-transpeptidase family protein, producing the protein MFGAPIFMRIFKSSSELELWVKKGEQFERFKTYPICTFSGTLGPKTRQGDNQAPEGFYFIRPENLNPWSTYHLSFNLGYPNIYDRANGRTGGALMIHGCCVSIGCYAMTDKYINEVYTLAQVAFEGEQTSFRVYIFPFDLYHEKLALYKDHPWYEFWLNLKQGYDFFQPESGAARCFGEKWNVLL
- the nifT gene encoding putative nitrogen fixation protein NifT, yielding MPNVMIRRNNEGQLTLYVAKRDLEENIISIEHDNEETWGGEVTLADGSSYYLEPIATPRLPITVRAKRMISVGE
- a CDS encoding SIR2 family protein, with translation MPTISKLIEGLKSGAIVPYLGPGVLKGVVNKENGKPIPADNESLILAMTGGKPMSPRLMVEFSRAAMHMEHKKGRKFLEGFLTKTYGETHWSQPVFHAWLANIKLPYIVDSNRDQELQHLYRDTPHTLIIGVARLAAHPYRFDIYDNSDGSYKMIKLNEVNKNLPIIFKPMGSPLPKPSFVASDADFVDYITELMGGFAIPNWLKDYRKNRQYLLLGMRFTRDTERMILSDIIYSASQTAGWAFIPQPTDKERRYLADKNIEIIESDWNELIQTSTRATAEAS
- the nifD gene encoding nitrogenase molybdenum-iron protein alpha chain, producing MSEMSREEAEALIQEVLEIYPEKAKKNRAKHLMVNDQSLDQSKKCITSNKKSLPGVMTQRGCAYAGSKGVVWGPVKDMVHVSHGPVGCGQYSRAGRRNYYVGATGVNSFVTMNFTSDFQEKDIVFGGDKKLNKLVDEIETLFPLNKGISINSECPIGLIGDDIEAVAKQKGAEYGKTIVPVRCEGFRGVSQSLGHHIANDSVRDWILSARDDDDSFEQTDYDVAIVGDYNIGGDAWSSRRILEEMGLRVVAQWSGDGTISEMELTPKVKMNLVHCYRSMNYISRHMEERYNIPWMEFNFFGPTRTIESMRKIAEQFDETIQAKTEEVIAKYQPQWQAVIEKYRPRLEGRRVMIFVGGLRPRHIIGAYEDLGMDVVGTGYEFAHNDDYDRTIKEMGNSTLIFDDLTGYEFEEFVRKVKPDLIGSGIKEKYIFQKMGVPFRQMHSWDYSGPYHGFDGFAIFAKDMDMTVNNPCWKNMVPPWDKPVEEEEEVVASA
- the nifH gene encoding nitrogenase iron protein, with translation MAMRQCAIYGKGGIGKSTTTQNLVAALAEAGQKVMIVGCDPKADSTRLILHAKAQNTIMEMAAEAGTVEDLELEDVLRTGYGDIKCVESGGPEPGVGCAGRGVITAINFLEEEGAYEDDLDFVFYDVLGDVVCGGFAMPIRENKAQEIYIVVSGEMMAMYAANNICKGIVKYANSGSVRLAGLICNSRNTDREDDLIIALAEKLGTQMIHFIPRDNVVQRAEIRRMTVIEYDPTAKQADEYRELARKMIANKKMVIPKPVTMDELEVLLMDFGILEEDDESIIGKTAAELEAEAV
- a CDS encoding PEP-CTERM sorting domain-containing protein; its protein translation is MKRLSVLIISMLFSSIIFAAPCNCYWTTVGGTRTQICYDCTDSDGTNVASVPEPSSLALFGLALLVLVSKNLYGKYRT
- a CDS encoding dinitrogenase iron-molybdenum cofactor N-terminal domain-containing protein, whose protein sequence is MSTQINRETALRIALAARALPGTNVGELLEIVQKKVKGELNGQTLLKITVGDLAKGLSEGGAERGSDGTGLGLPEIKEAVRILWGERELDSLPKVKPLQDIPARSVRVAICSNTGERLDGHFGSCIRFLIYQVSDSEHQLIDIRSTVEADLSEDRNAFRANLIGDCQILYVVSIGGPAAAKVIKAGVYPIKRVVGGEAKDVLLQLQGVMAKSPPPWLAKFIGDKPEDRIRFMREDRVAGM
- the nifK gene encoding nitrogenase molybdenum-iron protein subunit beta; protein product: MSQDAENIKLSYPLFRDKEYQDSLAGKRENFEETPSQENIDEVFKWTTSEEYQELNFKREALTINPAKACQPLGSVLCSLGFENTMPYVHGSQGCVAYFRTYFNRHFKEPIACLSDSMTEDAAVFGGQQNMKDGLQNCNAIYKPDMIAVSTTCMAEVIGDDLNAFITNSKVEGFLPEDIPTPFAHTPSFVGSHVTGWDNMFEGIMRYFTLKDMDDKKVGSNGKINLVPGFETYLGNYRVLKRMMKDMSVESTLLCDPEEILDTPADGEYRIYAGGTSQEEIKDAPNALNTFLVQPWQLNKTKKYVSKTWMHEIPTLNIPMGLEWTDEFLMKVSEVSGKPIGDALTKERGRLVDMMTDSHQWLHGKKFSLWGDPDFVMGLTKFLMELGAEPLHVLCNNGNKRWKKAMDALLEESPYGANSEVFVGKDLWHMRSLVFTNKPDFMIGNSYGKFIQRDTLHKGKEFEVPLIRIGFPIFDRHHLHRQTTLGYEGAMQILTTLVNSVLERLDEETRLMQETDYNYDLIR